In one Serinus canaria isolate serCan28SL12 chromosome 2, serCan2020, whole genome shotgun sequence genomic region, the following are encoded:
- the IRX1 gene encoding iroquois-class homeodomain protein IRX-1 → MSFPQLGYPQYLSASQAVYGSDRPGVLAAAAAAAAAAAAASGRPAGAELGSGSAAVTSVLGMYASPYSAPNYSAFLPYTADLGLFSQMGSQYELKDNPGVHPATFAAHTAPAYYPYGQFQYGDPGRPKNATRESTSTLKAWLNEHRKNPYPTKGEKIMLAIITKMTLTQVSTWFANARRRLKKENKVTWGSRSKDQEDANLFGSDNEGDPEKNEDDEEIDLESIDIDKIDENDGEQSNEEEEEKPELLRQSSEEEHLEKEKDLALSGSEGLKPKDALAMVKEASDNSTRIISPGGPNNLQMPSHSKPKIWSLAETATSPDGALKSSPPPPPPTQVNHTSPQIQHPAFLPSHGLYTCQIGKFHNWTNGAFLTQSSLLNVRSFLGVNHHHAAHHNHHLQAQQQSSVLTATLGALSSDKPSERTSPKHIERENVPRTDSPPQPLKSPFQPVRDNSLAQQEGTPRILTALPSA, encoded by the exons ATGTCCTTCCCCCAGCTGGGCTACCCGCAGTATCTCAGCGCCAGCCAGGCGGTGTACGGGAGCGATCGGCCCGGGGTCctggccgccgccgccgcagccgccgccgccgccgctgccgcctcGGGCCGGCCCGCGGGCGCCGAGCTTGGCAGCGGCTCGGCCGCTGTCACCTCGGTGCTGGGCATGTACGCCAGCCCCTACAGCGCCCCCAACTACAGCGCCTTCCTGCCCTACACCGCCGACCTCGGCCTCTTCTCCCAAATG GGCTCCCAGTACGAGCTGAAAGATAATCCCGGTGTCCACCCTGCTACCTttgctgcccacactgccccCGCCTATTATCCCTACGGACAATTCCAATACGGGGACCCGGGGCGGCCCAAAAATGCCACCCGGGAGAGCACCAGCACCCTCAAGGCCTGGCTCAACGAGCACCGCAAGAACCCCTACCCCACCAAGGGCGAGAAGATCATGCTGGCCATCATCACCAAGATGACCCTCACCCAGGTCTCCACCTGGTTTGCCAACGCCCGCCGGCGGCTCAAGAAGGAGAACAAGGTGACCTGGGGCTCCAGGAGTAAGGACCAAGAAGATGCAAACCTCTTCGGGAGTGACAATGAGGGAGACCCCGAGAAGAATGAAGATGATGAGGAAATTGACCTGGAAAGCATAGATATAGATAAAATCGATGAGAATGATGGGGAGCAGAGcaatgaggaagaggaggagaagcccGAGCTCCTGAGACAAAGCAGTGAAGAGGAGCacttggaaaaggagaaggatttgGCACTGTCAGGGTCTGAAGGGCTGAAACCCAAAGACGCGCTGGCCATGGTGAAGGAGGCCTCTGACAATAGCACAAGAATCATCAGTCCTGGGGGACCGAACAATTTACAGATGCCATCTCACAGCAAACCCAAGATTTGGTCTTTGGCAGAGACGGCAACCAGTCCTGATGGTGCCCTGAaatcttctcctcctcctccccctccaaCCCAGGTTAACCACACTTCTCCTCAGATTCAGCACCCTGCTTTTCTCCCTAGCCATGGACTCTATACATGCCAGATTGGCAAATTTCACAACTGGACAAATGGGGCTTTCCTCACTCAGAGTTCCCTTCTAAATGTGAGGTCCTTTTTGGGAGTAAATCATCACCATGCTGCTCATCACAATCACCACCTCCAGGCCCAGCAACAATCTTCTGTTTTAACAGCAACCCTGGGAGCGCTAAGCAGCGACAAACCTTCAGAGAGGACCAGTCCCAAACACATAG aaagagaaaatgtacCAAGAACTGACTCCCCACCCCAGCCGCTAAAATCGCCCTTCCAGCCTGTCCGTGACAA CTCTTTGGCTCAGCAAGAGGGAACACCGAGAATTTTAACAGCTCTCCCTTCTGCTTGA